One region of Armigeres subalbatus isolate Guangzhou_Male chromosome 3, GZ_Asu_2, whole genome shotgun sequence genomic DNA includes:
- the LOC134225327 gene encoding uncharacterized protein LOC134225327, with protein MVVPIREPQDVFGNKKRIRIDTNKDNLQIIGNQNRILIKSNEGTLNVVGNLNNVKVMRNSGKINYIGNEGSIYLSDQSKSMKVNYVGNNARIRVCNHEQLSDRFR; from the coding sequence ATGGTAGTGCCAATACGAGAACCGCAAGACGTATTCGGAAATAAGAAACGCATCCGGATCGATACCAACAAAGACAATCTGCAGATTATCGGAAACCAGAACCGGATACTGATTAAATCCAACGAAGGAACCTTGAACGTAGTGGGCAATCTGAATAACGTGAAAGTCATGCGCAACAGTGGAAAGATCAACTACATCGGCAATGAAGGCTCAATCTACCTCAGCGACCAGAGCAAATCGATGAAGGTGAACTATGTCGGGAACAACGCCAGAATACGTGTGTGTAATCATGAACAACTGTCGGATCGCTTCCGGTGA